The following coding sequences are from one Desulfosporosinus orientis DSM 765 window:
- a CDS encoding polyribonucleotide nucleotidyltransferase: MKQEILERSLTVGGRTMTFQTGKLGKQAGGSIFLRYGDTVVTAFATCNAVAREGIDFFPLTVEFEERMYAAGKIPGGFIKREGKASEKAVLSARLIDRPIRPLFPEGFRNEVQVVATVMSVDQDCATDITAINAASAALSISNIPFEGPIAAVTVGLIDDEYIINPTIEQAAKSRLHLTVAGTQAAVMMVEAGAQEVPEDQILEAIMFGHTEIKKIVQFIDEYRQEAVELGLAKEKFEVTIAGIPEAIVEAVNAYAYEKLDKAVRVEEKKARESAIDEVKAEVLSHFETEFPDNTNNIMNLLEEIVHKIVRKLITHEQIRPDGRAVDEIRPISVEVGILPRTHGTGLFTRGQTQVLTVTTLGAARDEQILDGLGLERSKRYIHHYNFPPYSVGETRPMRGPGRREIGHGALAERALLPVLPDENEFPYTIRLVSEVLESNGSSSMASVCGSTLSLMDAGVPISSPVAGIAMGLIKEDDQIAILTDIQGLEDHFGDMDFKVAGTSKGVTALQMDIKIMGVSREILSRALTQAKAGRLFILDKMLAVLDKPRPELSTYAPRIITATIHPDKIRDVIGPGGKTIKKIVEETDVKIDIEDDGRVFISSVGGEGGEKALKIIQALTQEVEVGKIYHGKVTRVMDFGAFVEVIPGVLGLAGKEGLVHISQLAHERVEKVEDIVKVGDEITVKATAIDKQGRLNLSRKEALPRKDNSANPKAKG, translated from the coding sequence GTGAAACAGGAAATACTAGAGAGGTCTCTGACCGTTGGCGGAAGAACGATGACCTTCCAAACCGGAAAGCTTGGCAAGCAAGCTGGAGGGTCCATATTTCTTCGCTATGGTGATACAGTTGTAACAGCATTTGCTACCTGCAATGCTGTGGCTAGGGAAGGCATTGATTTCTTTCCCCTAACGGTAGAGTTTGAAGAACGCATGTATGCTGCGGGAAAAATACCCGGAGGCTTCATTAAACGAGAAGGGAAAGCCAGCGAGAAAGCTGTTTTGTCGGCACGTTTAATTGACCGGCCCATTCGCCCATTGTTCCCGGAAGGATTTCGCAATGAGGTTCAAGTTGTTGCCACAGTCATGTCTGTTGACCAGGATTGCGCTACCGATATTACGGCAATCAATGCAGCTTCCGCAGCCTTAAGCATATCCAATATTCCTTTCGAAGGTCCAATTGCTGCAGTGACAGTTGGGCTTATAGATGATGAATATATTATTAATCCCACCATTGAGCAAGCAGCAAAAAGCCGGCTGCACCTTACCGTGGCAGGGACTCAAGCAGCAGTTATGATGGTCGAAGCCGGTGCTCAAGAAGTTCCCGAAGACCAAATTCTTGAAGCCATTATGTTTGGGCATACAGAAATCAAGAAGATTGTCCAGTTCATTGATGAGTATCGTCAAGAAGCGGTTGAGCTTGGGTTAGCAAAAGAAAAATTCGAAGTGACCATTGCCGGTATTCCGGAAGCTATTGTAGAAGCCGTAAATGCCTATGCCTATGAGAAATTGGATAAGGCTGTCCGTGTGGAGGAGAAGAAAGCCAGGGAAAGCGCCATTGACGAAGTTAAAGCAGAGGTCCTGAGTCACTTTGAAACTGAGTTTCCAGATAACACCAATAATATAATGAATTTGCTGGAGGAGATTGTACATAAAATTGTTCGCAAGTTAATTACCCATGAACAAATTCGGCCGGATGGTCGTGCAGTGGATGAAATACGTCCCATTAGCGTTGAAGTGGGAATTCTGCCCCGAACTCATGGTACAGGATTATTTACCAGAGGGCAAACTCAAGTATTAACGGTAACAACCCTTGGCGCTGCCAGAGATGAGCAAATTCTGGATGGTTTAGGCTTAGAAAGATCTAAACGCTATATACATCATTATAATTTTCCTCCCTACAGTGTGGGAGAAACCCGCCCAATGCGCGGCCCCGGACGCAGAGAAATTGGTCATGGTGCTTTGGCAGAACGGGCCTTACTTCCTGTGCTTCCGGATGAAAACGAGTTTCCTTATACCATTCGCCTGGTTTCTGAAGTCTTGGAATCCAATGGTTCCAGTTCCATGGCGTCTGTATGCGGAAGTACGCTTTCCCTGATGGATGCAGGTGTTCCGATTTCTTCACCCGTTGCCGGTATTGCCATGGGCCTGATTAAGGAAGATGATCAAATTGCTATTCTGACAGATATCCAGGGGTTAGAAGATCACTTTGGTGATATGGATTTCAAGGTAGCCGGAACCAGCAAAGGAGTAACCGCTCTGCAAATGGATATTAAAATAATGGGTGTGTCTAGAGAGATTCTCTCCAGAGCCCTTACCCAAGCCAAAGCCGGACGGTTGTTTATTTTGGATAAGATGCTGGCTGTTTTGGACAAACCTCGTCCGGAGCTATCCACCTATGCGCCGAGAATTATCACGGCAACCATTCATCCGGATAAGATTCGGGATGTCATTGGACCTGGCGGGAAGACAATTAAGAAGATTGTTGAAGAAACGGATGTTAAAATCGATATTGAGGATGATGGTCGTGTCTTTATCTCATCCGTTGGCGGTGAAGGCGGAGAGAAGGCTCTCAAAATAATCCAGGCTCTTACTCAGGAAGTAGAAGTTGGGAAGATTTATCATGGTAAAGTAACAAGAGTTATGGACTTTGGAGCGTTTGTCGAAGTTATTCCTGGGGTTTTAGGACTGGCAGGCAAGGAAGGTCTGGTGCATATTTCCCAGCTGGCCCATGAACGTGTGGAGAAAGTAGAAGATATTGTTAAAGTTGGAGATGAGATTACAGTTAAAGCAACTGCTATTGACAAACAAGGGCGATTGAATTTATCGCGTAAAGAGGCTTTGCCCCGAAAAGACAATTCAGCTAATCCAAAAGCTAAAGGATAG
- the truB gene encoding tRNA pseudouridine(55) synthase TruB, whose protein sequence is MEGIINVLKPPGMTSSDVVVWIRKVLKIKKVGHTGTLDPGVAGVLPICVGKGTRLAEFITDQGKEYIAEVTFGVSTDTQDSYGKVIEETSSPKLRKSDVEAVLPKFQGEISQIPPMFSAVRKEGKHLYEYARQGISVERALRQVTIHRLSLDKWYEGNHPKAILTIECSKGTYIRTICHDLGQALGCGAHMSYLVRVRSGPFKIQDSWTIEEIEKAFGDGNLAFLLPLSAGIDLPRATLPEFRAKAFRNGLPTKKEYVKVSGNYNASFVQVIEKGQLIGIGVWREESLYPHKVF, encoded by the coding sequence ATGGAAGGAATTATTAACGTCCTTAAGCCTCCCGGTATGACGTCTTCAGATGTTGTCGTTTGGATACGAAAAGTTCTTAAGATTAAAAAGGTAGGACATACTGGAACGCTAGACCCAGGGGTGGCAGGTGTGCTGCCGATTTGTGTGGGCAAAGGAACTCGTCTGGCGGAGTTTATCACTGACCAAGGTAAGGAGTATATTGCCGAGGTAACCTTTGGGGTTTCTACAGATACTCAGGACTCATATGGTAAGGTTATTGAAGAGACTTCTTCGCCAAAGTTAAGGAAAAGTGATGTCGAAGCAGTCCTGCCTAAATTTCAAGGAGAAATATCCCAAATTCCTCCTATGTTTTCCGCAGTACGCAAAGAGGGCAAACATCTTTATGAATATGCCCGCCAAGGGATTTCAGTTGAACGGGCTTTACGTCAGGTGACAATTCATAGATTAAGCCTTGACAAATGGTACGAGGGAAACCATCCAAAGGCTATCTTGACCATAGAATGTTCAAAGGGAACATACATAAGGACAATATGTCATGATCTTGGACAAGCCTTGGGCTGTGGTGCCCATATGTCTTATTTGGTACGAGTTCGTTCGGGTCCGTTTAAAATCCAGGATAGTTGGACTATTGAAGAGATAGAGAAAGCTTTTGGAGATGGTAATTTAGCATTTCTCCTCCCTTTGTCCGCTGGGATTGATCTGCCACGAGCAACGTTGCCTGAATTCCGCGCAAAGGCTTTCAGAAATGGTTTGCCCACAAAGAAAGAATACGTTAAGGTATCCGGCAACTATAATGCTTCTTTTGTACAGGTTATAGAAAAGGGACAATTAATAGGAATTGGGGTCTGGCGTGAGGAAAGCCTTTATCCTCACAAAGTTTTTTAA
- a CDS encoding L7Ae/L30e/S12e/Gadd45 family ribosomal protein, with translation MNTRIQSLIGIARRAGRIASGDAQIEAMVKKRKGFLLIIAEDAHGAQKKYSQWASDISLPVLIAGTKLELGRSIGLSPRSAVLILDQGFAKAILLARS, from the coding sequence GTGAATACACGTATCCAATCGCTCATTGGAATTGCTCGGCGGGCTGGTAGAATTGCCTCAGGAGATGCTCAAATTGAGGCTATGGTTAAAAAAAGAAAAGGTTTTCTCCTTATCATTGCGGAAGATGCCCATGGAGCTCAAAAAAAGTATTCTCAATGGGCAAGTGATATATCGTTGCCGGTATTAATTGCCGGTACCAAACTAGAACTAGGACGTTCTATAGGACTTTCGCCGCGTTCAGCAGTGCTTATTTTGGATCAAGGGTTTGCTAAGGCTATTTTACTAGCAAGGAGCTGA
- a CDS encoding bifunctional riboflavin kinase/FAD synthetase, giving the protein MEVRTSLPMEREPCVLALGNFDGVHLGHRRLLEHGLEQASRLDVGLDVLIFEPHPLKVLFPEQGVKLLSTSQERLFYMEEIGVRTVYHLPFTLEMANTSPEEFVEKILLPLGVIHVVVGFNYSFGAQGKGNPELLQVLGQKHGFGVSVLQAQTLSGRVISSSSIRKALLQGDIELASALLGRQPCLRGTVIHGEERGRKLGYPTANIFTSEDFLIPKRGVYAVWSMMDGRRVFGMMNIGKKPTFHEMYDTVVEVHFFDFKGDLYDQEISVFIEHRLRDERKFNGIQELLAQLENDCANAKAVLGL; this is encoded by the coding sequence GTGGAAGTTCGAACAAGTCTGCCTATGGAAAGAGAACCTTGTGTCTTGGCGTTAGGTAATTTTGATGGTGTTCATCTAGGTCATCGCCGTTTGCTCGAACATGGATTAGAACAAGCTTCACGCTTAGATGTAGGGTTGGATGTTCTGATTTTTGAGCCCCATCCCCTAAAAGTATTGTTTCCTGAGCAAGGTGTAAAGCTGTTGTCCACTTCTCAGGAGAGGCTGTTTTATATGGAGGAAATCGGGGTGCGTACTGTTTACCATTTACCCTTTACCCTGGAGATGGCTAATACCTCACCGGAAGAGTTTGTAGAAAAGATTCTCCTGCCCTTAGGAGTGATTCATGTGGTTGTAGGTTTCAATTATTCCTTTGGTGCACAGGGTAAAGGGAATCCGGAACTCCTTCAAGTACTGGGTCAGAAGCATGGATTTGGAGTAAGTGTTCTTCAGGCTCAAACATTGAGTGGAAGGGTCATTTCTTCCAGCAGTATTCGCAAGGCATTACTGCAAGGGGACATTGAATTAGCAAGCGCTCTCTTGGGGCGGCAGCCTTGTTTGCGCGGGACAGTGATCCATGGAGAAGAACGAGGACGAAAGCTGGGTTATCCAACGGCCAATATTTTTACCTCAGAGGACTTTCTGATTCCGAAACGCGGAGTTTATGCTGTATGGAGTATGATGGACGGCAGACGTGTATTTGGAATGATGAATATCGGCAAGAAACCAACCTTTCATGAAATGTATGATACTGTGGTTGAAGTTCATTTCTTTGATTTTAAAGGTGATTTATATGATCAGGAGATTTCGGTTTTCATTGAACACCGGCTTCGGGATGAACGAAAATTTAATGGTATACAGGAACTTTTAGCACAGTTAGAAAACGATTGTGCGAATGCCAAAGCTGTTTTGGGGTTATAA
- the nusA gene encoding transcription termination factor NusA — MNMEFIEALHELEKGRGISAEILFEAIEAALISAYKKNFGSLQNVRVLIDRLTGEFKVYARKTIVDVVEDPRTQVSLGEARNLDPNYQLEDIVEYEVTPREFGRIAAQTAKQVVVQRIREAERGMIYDEFVNREGDIVTGVVQRYEQKNVIVDLGKVEAVLPAQEQIPGESYQSFERIKTYVVEVKKTTKGPQIMLSRTHPGLIKRLFELEVPEIHDGVVEIKGVSREAGARSKIAVYSRDPNVDPVGACVGPKGVRVQTIVTELKGEKIDIVNFSLDPQEYVANSLSPAKVLQVYPKLNEKVAIVVVPDYQLSLAIGKEGQNARLAAKLTGWKIDIKSESQAIAHNIIPQGQEEYENYDEFDEYEEYSDYDEYSDTEEYQEYQEEQDYQEDVGKERSQHTANEEYNDYDLAEPYTDYNEELDSLEYDDNDIIDEELADLDLDLEEAPKDKKKKG, encoded by the coding sequence ATGAATATGGAGTTCATCGAGGCCCTTCACGAGCTAGAAAAAGGACGAGGAATATCGGCAGAGATTCTATTTGAGGCAATTGAGGCCGCACTGATCTCTGCCTACAAAAAGAATTTCGGATCATTACAAAATGTCCGAGTTCTTATTGATCGCTTAACCGGCGAGTTTAAAGTTTATGCTCGTAAGACCATCGTTGATGTCGTGGAGGACCCTCGGACTCAGGTGAGTTTGGGAGAGGCGCGTAATCTTGATCCTAATTATCAGTTGGAAGATATCGTGGAATATGAAGTAACTCCTCGTGAATTCGGTCGAATTGCTGCGCAAACTGCCAAACAAGTTGTTGTGCAGCGTATCAGAGAAGCTGAACGCGGTATGATCTACGATGAGTTTGTTAATCGAGAAGGAGACATCGTTACAGGGGTTGTGCAACGGTATGAGCAAAAGAATGTAATTGTCGATTTAGGTAAGGTTGAAGCGGTTCTGCCGGCTCAAGAACAAATCCCGGGAGAAAGCTATCAATCATTTGAGCGTATTAAAACCTATGTTGTAGAGGTTAAGAAGACGACTAAAGGGCCGCAGATTATGCTGTCCCGAACTCATCCAGGGTTGATAAAGCGTTTATTCGAACTCGAAGTACCTGAGATACATGATGGTGTTGTAGAGATAAAGGGGGTTTCTCGTGAAGCCGGAGCTCGATCCAAAATAGCAGTTTATTCACGAGATCCTAATGTTGATCCCGTCGGAGCCTGTGTCGGACCTAAGGGAGTACGGGTACAAACCATTGTCACTGAATTGAAAGGGGAAAAAATTGATATTGTTAATTTCTCCCTGGATCCTCAAGAGTATGTAGCTAACTCGCTTTCTCCGGCAAAAGTCTTGCAAGTCTATCCTAAACTTAATGAAAAGGTTGCCATTGTCGTGGTTCCTGACTATCAGCTTTCCTTAGCTATAGGCAAAGAGGGACAAAATGCACGTTTGGCAGCAAAACTTACAGGCTGGAAGATTGATATAAAAAGCGAGTCTCAAGCAATAGCCCATAATATTATTCCTCAAGGGCAAGAAGAGTATGAAAACTACGATGAATTCGATGAGTATGAGGAATACTCCGATTATGATGAGTATTCGGATACCGAAGAATATCAGGAGTATCAAGAAGAGCAGGATTATCAAGAAGACGTTGGTAAAGAGAGAAGTCAACATACCGCCAACGAAGAATACAATGATTACGATCTTGCTGAACCCTACACAGATTATAACGAGGAGCTCGACTCCCTTGAATATGATGACAATGATATTATAGATGAAGAGCTTGCAGATTTAGATCTGGATCTCGAAGAAGCTCCGAAGGATAAAAAGAAGAAGGGGTGA
- the rnpM gene encoding RNase P modulator RnpM, translating to MKTRKIPMRMCLGCQEMKPKKELLRVVRTPEGTIELDPTGKRNGRGAYLCSNVDCFHTAVKERRFRKAFGVDVDPEVFQHLEGKISS from the coding sequence ATGAAGACACGGAAAATTCCGATGCGGATGTGCTTGGGCTGCCAAGAAATGAAGCCCAAAAAAGAGCTTCTGAGAGTTGTGAGAACTCCGGAAGGTACGATTGAGCTCGATCCAACTGGAAAGCGGAATGGTCGTGGCGCATATCTTTGTTCCAACGTAGACTGTTTTCACACCGCCGTTAAAGAGCGACGTTTCAGGAAAGCCTTTGGAGTGGATGTGGATCCAGAGGTATTTCAGCATTTGGAAGGGAAAATAAGTTCGTGA
- the rbfA gene encoding 30S ribosome-binding factor RbfA, giving the protein MSKHRPNRLAETLKEEISQLIRVELKDPRIGFVTLTSVDVADDLSHAKVYVSVLGTEDEGHASLDALNRAAGYVRSEIGKRVRLRHVPTIVFKYDPSIQHGAHIAKLLKDVGVSGESGKEESHE; this is encoded by the coding sequence ATGTCGAAACATCGGCCTAATCGGTTGGCGGAAACCCTTAAAGAAGAGATCTCCCAGCTTATACGAGTAGAGTTAAAAGATCCGCGTATTGGTTTTGTAACTTTGACAAGTGTCGACGTTGCAGACGACTTATCCCATGCCAAAGTGTATGTCAGTGTTCTTGGTACTGAAGATGAGGGACACGCATCATTGGATGCTTTAAATCGTGCGGCAGGATATGTTCGGTCGGAAATAGGCAAGCGGGTGCGTCTCAGGCATGTACCAACTATTGTCTTTAAATACGACCCTTCGATTCAACATGGGGCGCATATTGCAAAATTACTCAAAGATGTAGGAGTATCGGGCGAATCAGGTAAGGAAGAATCTCATGAATGA
- the infB gene encoding translation initiation factor IF-2: protein MSIRVHELAKELNLSSKEVMTKLVAMGTDVKNHLSTVDQRDVDRLKNQLKGKEKNLERSEHKSTEETKQNRSGSVQDEMLKDPRSAPERKTQNPRPDGQFQSSRSGMEGRSQGPRQGTEGRPQGPRPGNQGQAQSPRPGNQGQRPQGPRPGYQGQSQGPRPGYQGQPQGPRPGYQGQSQGPRPGYQGQSQGPRPGYQGQPQGPRPGYQGQPQGPRPGYQGQPQGPRPGYQGQPQGPRPRYQGQSQGPRPGYQGQPQGPRPGYQGQPQGPRPGYQGQPQGNRPGYQGQSQGNRPGYQGQSQSNRSGHQGQSQGSRYGTPSRSSAAAPPSPIIPEPAKRQMPNKKTQDKAYERKRELEKERENVIRSPHKRPQKNPKKEVRDTTPKHIVIQGSISVQDLASKMSRKAGELIKQLMNLGVMATINQELDPETATILAAEMGVTVEVKAEKSLAVIEEIQDDPKDLVFRPPVVTVMGHVDHGKTSLLDAIRTTHVTASEAGGITQHIGAYQVEINGQKITFLDTPGHEAFTSMRARGAQVTDIAILVVAADDGIMPQTVEAINHAKAAEVPIIIAINKIDKENADPEKVKQELTEYGLVVEEWGGDTIAVPVSAKSKLNIEQLLEMILLVAELRDLKANPNRPAAGTVIEAELDKGKGPIATVLVSKGTLNIGDVAVAGCAYGRIKAMVDEKGRRVKKAGPSMPVEVQGLSEVPEAGEPFYVVADEKLARQITSARIAVRKVEESKQNVAVKVSLEDLFDKIKEGEIKELNIIIKADVQGSVEALKQSLLRLSTGEVRVNPIHGGVGAINKNDIMLASASNAIILGFNVRPDSNAKATAELEGVDLRLYRVIYDAIEDVKAAMTGLLDPSFKEVVVGKAEVRQVFKVPKAGTVAGCMVTEGKIIRSANVRIIRDGIVIHEGVMESLKRFKDDAKEVAEGFECGIGIEKYNDVKEGDTIEAFVMEEVKRTL, encoded by the coding sequence ATGAGTATTCGTGTTCATGAATTGGCAAAAGAATTAAATTTGAGCAGTAAAGAAGTGATGACAAAACTCGTGGCTATGGGAACTGATGTGAAAAATCATTTGAGTACGGTTGACCAAAGGGATGTAGATCGTTTGAAGAACCAACTGAAAGGAAAGGAGAAAAATTTGGAGCGTTCTGAACACAAAAGTACCGAAGAGACAAAGCAGAATAGATCAGGATCTGTACAAGACGAAATGCTGAAAGATCCCCGTTCAGCACCGGAACGAAAAACTCAGAATCCACGTCCGGATGGGCAGTTCCAAAGTTCCCGGTCAGGAATGGAAGGACGTTCCCAAGGTCCCAGACAAGGAACGGAAGGACGTCCGCAAGGTCCCAGACCAGGAAATCAAGGGCAGGCTCAAAGTCCACGTCCTGGAAACCAAGGACAGCGTCCGCAAGGACCACGTCCAGGATACCAAGGACAGTCCCAAGGACCACGTCCAGGGTATCAAGGACAACCCCAAGGACCACGTCCAGGGTATCAAGGGCAGTCTCAAGGACCACGTCCAGGGTATCAAGGGCAGTCTCAAGGACCGCGACCGGGGTATCAAGGGCAGCCTCAAGGACCGCGACCGGGGTATCAAGGGCAGCCTCAAGGACCGCGACCGGGGTATCAAGGGCAGCCTCAAGGACCGCGACCGGGGTATCAAGGGCAGCCTCAAGGACCGCGACCGAGATATCAAGGGCAGTCTCAAGGACCGCGACCGGGGTATCAAGGGCAGCCTCAAGGACCGCGACCGGGGTATCAAGGGCAGCCTCAAGGACCACGTCCAGGGTATCAAGGGCAGCCTCAAGGGAATCGTCCAGGGTATCAAGGACAGTCTCAAGGGAATCGTCCGGGGTATCAGGGACAATCTCAAAGTAATCGTTCCGGACATCAAGGACAGTCTCAGGGCAGTCGTTATGGAACGCCTTCTCGCTCAAGTGCAGCTGCGCCGCCTTCGCCTATAATTCCAGAACCGGCAAAAAGGCAGATGCCCAATAAAAAAACTCAGGATAAGGCGTATGAACGAAAACGTGAACTAGAAAAAGAACGAGAAAATGTAATTCGCTCACCACATAAACGTCCCCAAAAAAATCCCAAAAAAGAAGTTAGGGATACGACTCCAAAGCATATTGTGATACAAGGGTCAATATCAGTTCAAGATTTAGCATCAAAAATGAGCCGTAAGGCGGGCGAACTGATTAAACAGCTTATGAATCTTGGAGTTATGGCTACAATTAATCAGGAGCTGGACCCTGAAACTGCAACAATCTTGGCTGCTGAGATGGGTGTTACAGTTGAAGTTAAGGCTGAAAAATCATTAGCTGTTATTGAGGAAATTCAAGACGATCCTAAAGATCTGGTATTTCGCCCGCCGGTAGTCACGGTCATGGGGCATGTTGACCATGGGAAAACATCTTTGCTTGATGCCATAAGAACCACCCATGTCACTGCTTCAGAAGCAGGAGGAATTACTCAGCATATAGGGGCCTATCAAGTTGAAATAAATGGTCAAAAGATTACATTTTTAGATACTCCAGGTCATGAGGCTTTTACTTCAATGCGTGCCCGTGGGGCTCAAGTTACGGATATTGCCATCTTAGTTGTGGCAGCCGATGACGGAATCATGCCCCAAACCGTTGAGGCTATTAATCATGCCAAAGCAGCAGAAGTCCCGATCATTATTGCTATCAATAAAATAGATAAAGAGAATGCAGACCCTGAAAAGGTTAAACAAGAACTGACCGAATACGGTCTTGTTGTCGAAGAATGGGGCGGCGATACTATTGCCGTACCTGTTTCGGCTAAGAGCAAACTAAATATTGAACAACTTCTTGAGATGATATTGTTAGTTGCAGAACTCCGTGATCTCAAAGCAAATCCTAATCGCCCGGCGGCTGGTACAGTCATTGAAGCAGAATTGGATAAGGGCAAGGGTCCCATAGCTACAGTGCTTGTTTCTAAAGGAACCCTTAATATTGGTGATGTTGCTGTTGCGGGTTGTGCCTACGGTCGAATCAAGGCTATGGTGGATGAAAAAGGACGACGGGTCAAAAAAGCCGGACCCTCTATGCCTGTGGAAGTGCAGGGCTTGTCGGAAGTACCTGAAGCTGGAGAACCCTTTTATGTTGTGGCTGATGAAAAATTAGCTCGTCAAATAACATCGGCCCGAATTGCTGTTCGTAAAGTTGAAGAATCGAAACAGAACGTTGCAGTTAAAGTCAGCTTAGAAGATTTGTTTGACAAGATAAAAGAGGGAGAAATCAAAGAGTTAAACATTATCATTAAAGCAGATGTACAAGGATCTGTTGAAGCTCTCAAGCAATCCTTGCTGAGGCTTTCAACGGGTGAAGTCCGGGTTAACCCTATTCATGGCGGGGTTGGAGCCATCAATAAAAATGATATTATGTTAGCCTCAGCTTCTAATGCCATTATTTTAGGCTTTAATGTCCGGCCTGATTCTAATGCTAAAGCGACTGCTGAGCTGGAGGGCGTTGATTTACGCCTGTACCGAGTCATTTATGACGCTATAGAAGATGTTAAAGCTGCCATGACAGGCTTGCTGGACCCTTCCTTCAAGGAGGTCGTCGTAGGTAAAGCTGAAGTCCGTCAAGTCTTTAAAGTGCCGAAAGCAGGAACAGTTGCTGGCTGCATGGTCACAGAAGGAAAGATTATACGATCAGCTAATGTGCGCATTATTCGAGATGGGATTGTCATTCACGAAGGCGTTATGGAATCCTTGAAGCGCTTTAAGGATGACGCTAAAGAGGTTGCCGAAGGCTTCGAGTGCGGTATTGGCATAGAAAAGTATAATGATGTCAAAGAAGGGGACACTATTGAAGCATTTGTCATGGAAGAGGTAAAACGGACATTGTAG
- the rpsO gene encoding 30S ribosomal protein S15 produces MMTPERKQEIILKYAQHEGDTGSPEVQIALLTERITYLTEHFKTHKKDHHSRRGLLKMVGSRRALLNYLKKVDFDRYRNIIAQLGLRK; encoded by the coding sequence ATGATGACACCTGAAAGAAAGCAAGAGATTATTTTAAAGTACGCACAACATGAAGGAGATACAGGATCTCCGGAAGTGCAAATTGCGCTTCTTACCGAGCGTATTACGTACTTGACCGAACACTTTAAGACCCATAAGAAAGACCATCATTCCCGTCGCGGACTTTTAAAGATGGTTGGTTCCAGACGTGCTTTGTTAAACTACTTGAAAAAAGTCGATTTTGATCGTTATAGAAATATTATTGCACAACTTGGTTTGCGTAAATAA
- a CDS encoding DHH family phosphoesterase, protein MNEDTVIKEFIEVLRKAPKVALFSHVSPDGDCLGSMLAIGRSLENLGKEVIYYNPDPVPKNLLFLPGVSQITRQLPALLPEVLMFVDCTDLGRVKLTKPDIPKANTVLNLDHHISNQAFGHINWIDEKASATGELALSLVTLLGVEIDTDMATNLYTAIVTDSGCFQYSNTTAQTHRLTAQLLDRGIDLANIHHHIFDQKPLSQIRLLQYALNGLELYAEGQLAVMSLRAEDFHKSGAEQELSEGLVNHARSIAGVEVAILLKEIGVKEIRAGLRSNRWLDVNKIAAQFGGGGHNRAAGCTFMGPMEEAKLKLTGAIEEALKNGRNY, encoded by the coding sequence ATGAATGAAGATACTGTTATTAAAGAATTCATTGAAGTTCTGAGAAAAGCGCCGAAGGTGGCGCTTTTCTCCCATGTTTCGCCGGATGGAGACTGTTTGGGATCAATGCTGGCAATTGGAAGATCCTTGGAAAACTTAGGGAAAGAAGTAATCTATTATAACCCTGACCCCGTCCCCAAAAACCTATTGTTTTTGCCGGGGGTTTCTCAAATAACGCGGCAGCTGCCGGCTCTTCTGCCGGAAGTTTTGATGTTTGTTGACTGTACGGATCTTGGGCGAGTCAAGCTTACGAAGCCCGATATTCCTAAAGCAAATACTGTTCTTAATTTAGACCATCATATCTCGAACCAAGCATTTGGACATATAAACTGGATTGATGAAAAGGCAAGTGCGACAGGTGAGTTGGCTTTGAGTCTGGTCACCTTGTTGGGGGTAGAAATTGATACGGATATGGCGACGAATCTTTACACGGCTATTGTCACGGATTCTGGTTGCTTTCAATATAGTAATACGACTGCCCAAACTCATCGTTTGACGGCACAGTTACTGGATAGAGGAATTGATCTGGCCAACATTCATCATCATATTTTCGACCAGAAGCCTCTTTCTCAAATCAGGCTGCTTCAATATGCTCTTAATGGACTTGAACTATATGCTGAAGGACAGTTGGCAGTAATGTCATTAAGGGCTGAAGATTTCCATAAAAGCGGTGCAGAGCAGGAATTAAGTGAGGGCTTAGTGAATCATGCCCGTAGTATCGCAGGTGTTGAAGTAGCTATCCTTCTAAAAGAGATTGGAGTAAAGGAAATAAGAGCAGGTTTGCGCTCCAACCGCTGGCTGGATGTGAATAAAATCGCCGCACAGTTTGGAGGGGGAGGGCATAATCGGGCGGCAGGCTGTACTTTTATGGGACCCATGGAGGAAGCTAAGCTAAAACTAACCGGCGCAATTGAGGAGGCGTTAAAGAATGGAAGGAATTATTAA